A region of Pseudarthrobacter sp. NIBRBAC000502770 DNA encodes the following proteins:
- a CDS encoding aldehyde dehydrogenase (NADP(+)) — MTTATLSLSELTAAATAAARISAAASDAERAGWLNAVADALDANAAELVEIADAETSLGVPRLTGEVARTTGQLRLFAGVITEGSYLEAIIDHADPSAAPPKPDLRRILRPIGPVAVFSASNFPFAFSVAGGDTASALAVGCSVIVKAHSGHLRLSERTAAIVAEALRGAGAPEGLFALVSGREVGTALVQDPAIKAVGFTGSIPGGRALFDLATSRPDPIPFYGELGSLNPVVITAAALRERSVELAAGLAGSFTLGAGQFCTKPGLVFIPAGTSFAAGVAEASKDKAAHAMLTRRIAEAYPDGLRSFASVDGVDVVGGTVDQDAAANGAAPVVFATTAAKVLDNPGQLLEECFGPTTILIEYADQDELSAVLATVPGSLTATLHAQPGEDIAGLVEQLSGLAGRVLFDGWPTGVAVNWAQQHGGPYPATTSLFTSVGATAVRRFQRPVAYQDAPEPVLHPALHDGNPLHIPRRVDGELVLT; from the coding sequence GTGACAACAGCAACACTTTCCCTGTCCGAACTCACCGCTGCCGCCACGGCGGCAGCCAGGATCTCCGCGGCCGCATCTGATGCAGAGCGTGCGGGATGGCTTAACGCGGTGGCCGACGCGCTGGATGCCAACGCCGCCGAACTGGTGGAGATCGCCGATGCCGAGACCAGCCTGGGCGTCCCACGCCTGACGGGGGAGGTTGCGCGCACCACCGGCCAGCTGCGGCTGTTCGCGGGCGTCATCACCGAGGGCTCCTACCTCGAAGCGATCATCGACCACGCGGACCCCTCAGCCGCCCCGCCCAAGCCCGACCTGCGCCGCATCCTCCGGCCCATCGGCCCCGTCGCGGTGTTCTCGGCCTCGAATTTTCCCTTTGCCTTCTCCGTGGCCGGGGGCGACACCGCCTCGGCGCTCGCCGTCGGCTGTTCCGTGATCGTCAAGGCGCACTCGGGCCACCTCCGCCTTTCGGAACGGACCGCCGCCATCGTCGCGGAGGCCCTGCGCGGGGCGGGTGCACCGGAAGGCCTGTTCGCCCTGGTCAGCGGCCGCGAGGTGGGCACGGCACTGGTGCAGGATCCCGCCATCAAGGCCGTGGGCTTCACCGGGTCCATTCCCGGCGGCCGTGCCCTGTTCGACCTCGCCACCTCCCGTCCGGACCCCATCCCGTTCTATGGGGAGCTGGGCAGCCTGAACCCCGTGGTCATCACGGCGGCCGCGCTGCGGGAGCGCTCCGTGGAACTCGCCGCGGGGCTGGCAGGATCCTTCACCCTTGGTGCCGGCCAGTTCTGCACCAAGCCAGGCCTGGTGTTCATCCCCGCCGGAACGTCCTTCGCGGCAGGCGTGGCGGAGGCCAGCAAGGACAAGGCCGCCCATGCCATGCTGACCAGGCGCATTGCGGAGGCGTACCCGGACGGGCTGCGCAGCTTTGCCTCCGTGGACGGGGTGGACGTGGTGGGCGGCACCGTAGACCAGGACGCAGCCGCCAACGGTGCGGCCCCGGTGGTGTTCGCCACCACCGCCGCCAAGGTGCTGGACAATCCGGGACAATTGCTCGAAGAGTGCTTCGGCCCCACCACCATCCTCATCGAGTACGCGGACCAGGACGAGCTGTCCGCAGTGCTGGCCACGGTCCCGGGAAGCCTGACGGCCACGCTCCACGCCCAGCCCGGCGAGGACATTGCCGGCTTGGTGGAGCAGCTGTCCGGGCTCGCAGGACGTGTACTGTTCGACGGTTGGCCCACGGGTGTCGCCGTCAACTGGGCCCAGCAGCACGGCGGTCCGTACCCGGCCACCACGTCGCTCTTCACCTCGGTGGGCGCGACGGCGGTCCGCAGGTTCCAGCGCCCCGTGGCCTACCAGGACGCCCCGGAACCCGTCCTGCACCCGGCATTGCATGACGGCAACCCGCTGCACATCCCGCGCCGCGTGGACGGTGAGCTGGTGCTTACGTAA
- a CDS encoding mandelate racemase/muconate lactonizing enzyme family protein gives MSAPAAAATRSTPRITGLSTRLLTVPLRRHWGAEAPENHVIVTELHTDDGGAGHGFSWTPTIGPQAVKALLDYDIAPFVSGLPANPEAVWDTLWKRLHEAGGGGLTTIAMAGVDLALWDLQARRAGTSVTGLLGQRQESAEVYGSGVNLHYTLEELVAQTERWVAAGHQAVKIKVGKPNLREDRERVAAVRSVLGPDRRLMIDANQRWDLPTTLRALEVLAEFGLDWLEEPLRADDLWAYRRLRKHSPVPIALGENLHTIYRFRDFIEAEAVDIIQPNIIRVGGITPFRRIVELARTHSIKVMPHLLPELSGQLALTLAEPTLVEDVEEASFEQLGILDAPAPVRFSNSRVTLTDQPGLGFRFRDAL, from the coding sequence ATGAGCGCCCCGGCGGCCGCGGCCACGCGCAGCACCCCACGCATCACAGGCCTGTCCACCCGGCTCCTGACCGTCCCACTCCGCCGGCACTGGGGTGCGGAGGCGCCGGAGAACCACGTGATCGTCACGGAGCTTCACACGGACGACGGCGGTGCGGGGCACGGTTTCTCCTGGACGCCAACCATCGGACCGCAGGCGGTCAAGGCGCTGCTGGACTATGACATCGCGCCCTTTGTCAGCGGCCTGCCGGCGAACCCCGAAGCTGTCTGGGACACCCTGTGGAAACGACTGCATGAAGCGGGCGGCGGAGGGTTAACCACCATTGCGATGGCCGGGGTGGACCTTGCCCTGTGGGACCTGCAGGCACGCCGCGCGGGGACGTCCGTCACCGGCCTCCTGGGCCAGCGGCAGGAGTCAGCCGAGGTCTACGGCTCCGGCGTGAACCTGCACTACACCCTGGAGGAGCTGGTGGCGCAGACCGAACGCTGGGTTGCGGCCGGCCACCAGGCAGTGAAGATCAAGGTAGGCAAACCGAACCTCCGCGAGGACCGCGAACGCGTGGCAGCAGTGCGGTCAGTCCTGGGGCCGGACCGCAGGCTCATGATCGACGCCAACCAGCGCTGGGACCTGCCCACCACCCTGCGCGCTCTGGAGGTCCTGGCCGAATTCGGGCTGGACTGGCTGGAGGAACCCCTCCGCGCGGACGATCTGTGGGCCTACCGAAGGCTGCGCAAGCATTCACCGGTGCCCATCGCCCTCGGCGAAAATCTGCACACCATCTACCGGTTCCGCGACTTCATCGAGGCGGAGGCGGTGGACATCATCCAGCCCAACATCATCCGGGTTGGCGGCATTACCCCGTTCCGGCGGATCGTGGAGCTCGCCCGTACCCACAGCATCAAGGTCATGCCGCACCTGCTGCCGGAACTCTCCGGCCAGCTGGCGCTGACGCTGGCGGAGCCCACCCTGGTGGAGGACGTCGAGGAGGCGTCGTTCGAACAGCTGGGGATCCTGGACGCGCCGGCGCCCGTGCGGTTCAGTAACAGCCGGGTGACCCTCACGGACCAGCCCGGACTGGGGTTCCGCTTCCGGGACGCTTTGTAG